Genomic segment of Parageobacillus genomosp. 1:
TCTTTTAACCATGTATTGACTTGACTCCACATCCATGCCTTGTCTATATCATTAGGTGACAATAACGGTTCTCCTGTTCCGCCAAAAGTATCTCTTGCTTTCCAGCGAGTTAACAACTCATTTTGATATGGTACAATCACCTTTTCAATTTCTAAAATTTCCACTCAATTACCTCCCATGTAATCATCTCATCTAAGCTATAAAGTCAAATTTGTTTTTACCTTACCAATTAGCAAAGGAATTTCCTTTGAAATATTACTTCCACCTGATACAAAAATCGGACCAAACAATGTCCCATAATTTAATTCAATCGACGTATTAACCAAGCTACTCACAAATTGATTTAAATCGCTACAATTTTTTCGGGTCTTCTTTGGAGATGTTTTTGAGGATAAGAATTCATGAACAATAAATACAGCTAACTTTGCATTTCGGTTCTTTGCTTCAATTAAAGTACCGCCAATTCCATACAGCAATTGATATCGTAGTTCTCCCACGTCATTTTTGGCAAAAAGAGCTTCTTTTAGCTCTATAATCCTTTTCTCTATATTTGAACCTTTAGGATTTTTACTGTTTAGACGTTCTCTAATGGTTAGTCCAAACGGTTCATCTGCTTTTGCTTCGATTGAAATCACAACATTTTCCCCATTATTTTTAGCTAATACAAAAAGATCGTGTTTTCTTCCTTTCCCATAACCATCTAACTTTGTTTCGTATTCTGGAATGGCATATTCAACTTTTAATCCTCTGGTTAACGGATGACTTTCAAGAATAGTATTAATTTCAAAAGGGACTTCTGCTTTCCCATTTCTCAACCACGCCTTGGCTAACTCCTTTGCACTCCTTCCATCAACCCAATGAATATCTTTCGAAGCTGGTGGAGAAAGTTTTTTCCATTCTTCAACAGAGCTAATAATCTCCCCCGACATAGTTCTTATTAACATAAAATCTCCCTCCCGATCACATAAGATAGATTTTATATCGTGTACTTCTCCCTATTAAGTTGACAATTATTATTGGTGCTGTTCCAATAAGTTTGATGGACATCCGGATAACTATCAGGTACGGTCCATGATTTGCGGGTGCGTCCTCATAACCAATTTTTATGGAGGTCGTTCCGTATGAATTTTACACAGGCAGCTGATGATTTTTTGATGTATTTGGAAGTTGAAAAAAACTGTTCGCATAATACACTACGCAGCTATGCTTATGACCTGAAATGTTACAAAGAATTTTTAATTAAGCAAAACAGATCGCTTGATTTACACGATTTAACACCTTCCACAAGCTGCCGCTTTGTTCAAGATCAAGTAATCAATCATGGTATTAAACCACGAACTTTGCAACGACCCATTTCATGTTTAAAATCATTCAGCCAATTTTGTTCGAAGGAAAATTATACCCAAGTTGACTTCATGGCAGGAATTCAGGTGCCTAAGGCTGATAAAAAATTAGACGAACTAACGAACTAAAGAAGTTATTTCATTACTTGACTTGGAAAATGATAATAACCGATTGGCATACAGAAATCATCTGCTTTTTAAATTGTTTGCTACGACCGGAATGCGCAGACAGGAAGTAGTTGATTTGAATTGAAAGCAGGTTGACCTTAATAACAAAACAATCCGAATATATGGAAAAGGCAATAAAGAGCGTCTTCTTCCCCTTCACCCTATTGTCATACCTTTATTTCATGAATAACATTGTTATAGCTTTAAAAGTTTTCTTTCATAGTAACCACAAGAGTTTTCGCATACCCATGCTTCGAACACATCTACATAAAACGAACCATCCTCTAGTTCTTCAACGATATCCCAGTAATCATCAAGAAGTAAGCTTCCGCAAAGAGGGCATATTTTTAAGTTAGACATAAGAAACATCCCTTTCAAATAATTCTAAAGGAATTTTTTAGTTTTCATTGAATTTATTACATAATATTATAATGCGAGAAAGGAGTATTTAAAAATGGACCATTTAAATTACTTTTTCCCTTATGAACGTAAAGATGCGCATCATGAAGACCAGTTAACTAGAGCATTTTTAGTTACTTTGAAGCTGGTGCCCCTTATTCAGCATATGTTTATTGAGATGATAAGAGAGAAAATGTTTGAGAAAAATGTAAATCATGAAAATATTGTTCCTTCATTAGTAAGCGCAGAATACAGGATTGAAAGAATTGAAACGCAAGTGAAGAAAATAAACCAAGATAGCGGGAAATTAGTATCTATTCTCATATCAGATGATGAATTTATTACAGATCACAAAGTACATAACTCGGAAAGAGATGCCGTTTATGATGGGGTAATTTACTATAAGCCTGATTTTATTTTCATAATTGAAAACAAACCAAATAAAGAACATGTATGGGTAGAACAATTAAATCCTAGCCTCCCAGCAGATACACAGATAATTATAGAAGAAACACCCATTTGTTTGAGTTGGAGGAATATCATTGAACGAATTAATCGTTTATTAGATAAAGATTTAGTAACCGGTACTGAAGCGGCTTTGCTTAGTGACTTTCTTCGTTTTATAGATAAGAAATTTAAGTTTTTAAATCCTTATACCACTTTATCCGTTTGTAAGGATGATGAATATTTACTTAAACAACGATGCATTTCAATTATGGAAGATTTAAACCTAGGTCCCGTTGACTATCATAAATCATGGAAAAACTATATTTTAGTCGACTATGGTCCAGTTAAGCAAATTGCTGTTGCTCCGAATTTTAAGGATGATGGAGAATGGTCTATTGAATTAGAATTTTATGCGGGAGATACAATGAATCAAGCGAGAACATTTTTTAATAATGTTGATGTGGATGAACTACTTGCTCTTGAACACAAAGGGTGGAGTCTTGAACCGAATTTTCATTTTGCTTTTCAAGGGACCAATCTTCTTTATCCAACCACTCGGGTAGGAATAAGGGATTATATAGAATTTTGGAAAGATAAAGAAATAAAACAGCTTAATAAAGCAAAAATAAATGAGTATCAGTTATTCATAAATGAACTTATTCAACACAATATGATGACTCCAGATGATAAAAATAAACTGGTTGAGTTGTTTGATAATACTGAAAGGCAGACTTTAAATGTATGCCCCGGATTATATTTTGGTTACCGATGGTCAAAATCAGAAGCAATAAAGTTAGATAGTGCAGGACAGTTAACAGATGCAATAAAGGAAAAAATTCAGGAAGCTACCAGAACTTGGGGTCTTTCCTTGGTTCGATAAAAATAATAAAGAGGGTGTTCCATCACCTTTGGACACCCTCTTCTATTCTACCAGCAAAGCAAAAAAATAGGCTAAACCTAATTAGTAGGTTACTTTAAGTAATAAATAAATCTTCAATATATTTTTTTGTTTTCTCGTAATTACGAGTGAATTTATGTGTGATGACTATTTTAAGAACTTTTCTGTATGGCGATGCATCTTTTTCTAGATATTCTTTCCAATGATATGGGATGTTTAAACGATTAAATTCTTTTGGTCGATTTGAATGTTAGACGTTTTTAACATATATTTTTAATATGTAATTATTTCATCCATCATTTTTTTAAATCGTCACTCATCCAACCGCTCCTTTGCATTGTGTATACCTTTATCTGTTAATTTACAACAACTAAGATCATTGGTTATACTGTTATTTTATCATTTGTTTTTCTTCACCTATCCTTACCCTTTAGTTAAATGAGGATATAATATATAAACGCCGGCTTGCTTATTTTGATAAAGTGGCTGATTAGCCCCCTATTCGTTCCTGAGTAGCGGTACGAATGTAAAAAAGCCATTGGTTTGGATTGAAGAAACTGAAGAAGGAAATATCGTAATTAGAATTGTATAAATATTATTAGCAGGCTATCCTCTTGGGAAGCCTGATTTTTGTCATCCAATCTCATTTTATTATACTGCACTGTAGTGTAGAGAATTTTATTCTTAAACAGGTGGATTGAATTACGTTAAAAGATGATGCGATAGTGCACATTTTCACACTCTGAATAAAGATTATTGTTATAGACGATATACCCCTTTTCATGTCAGCTTTATGTTTCTGAAAGTAAAATGGAATTGGCCGAAAAACTAACCATTCAACATTAGTAACTTTTCTAATTCTAAATATTCTCCTTCTGTTATCGGAAAATAACTTAATCCTTCATGTGGCCTGAAAGTTGGTACTATGCTTCTAATTTCTCTAATGCCTAGACCATAATCTGCTTTAAATATGGTTTCTACCGGTAAGCATAAAGGAAACCTCCCTGTGGGTGAAAATCTCAACTTACCTTCTTCCCAAGTACCAGTTACTTTGTTAATCGCCATAATCCTTTGATACTCAGTTATATAAATAAACATTTTCGAGCCTATAGGTATATCAAATTTCTGGTCATATTTTGCTGGAAATCCAACTCTTACTTCTGCTAATGGATCTTCAAACCAGCCCGGCCAAACTAATTTAATGCCAAACATTCCATCTACTAATCTTGCTTTCATTAATTTATCACCTCATTTATAATACCTTTACAAAATATCGACAAACACATAACTATCCGAGTTTTTCTTCGATTACTATTGTTACAGTTGCACAACAAATGCTAGTTATCATTCCTAAATTTTCCATTACAACAAAAGTATTATCTACAATTCCACTTTTGCTTTTTTTGTCATCCAATTTGATTTAGATTTGTTGATTATTTAGCACATAGTTCTATTTTTTACAATTTCAACTTTTTATCAAAATTAGCTTGGCTGTTTCCTGTGCTCCTACCCCGGTTTGAAAATGTCTGAATAAGGTACTTTAGTTGTTGATAGCATTTACCGTCCTCCATGTAAATTTTGGGCAAACTTAACAAACCTTTTTGTTTGGATAGTACGGTCCGCGGATCTTGCTCGGCATTAACTGAACTCATTTAGCTATCTTCCATCTCTAGTCTATACCCATTCTTCCAACGAAAACACGCCATTTCTTTCAAAGTCGTGAAGAATGGCCGGAGGTAGCAGTTCTCGCGATTGTTCTTTAGTTGACCAGCGATAATCGATATGTTCTTTCGAAAGAACGACCTCATGATGATCGCTTTTGCATAAGTATGTAAGAATGACAACTTGTCGCGTTGCGTGCGTTTGAAACGTCGTCGCATATAAAATCCGCTCCACCGTCACATCCAATCCAACTTCTTCTTGGATTTCTCGTAACAGCGCCGTTTCTAAATCTTCTCCAAAGCGTATTTGCCCTCCGACTAACTCCCACGTTCCGCCGCCCACTTCATCATCATGAGCACGTTGTACCGTTAACACCTTGCCTTTGTGTAAAATAAATCCTTTCAAAACTACAAGAATTTCATTTAAACTCGTCATTTCAAGCACCTTTCCTCATTATGAATATAAACACGGCTGCTTTCGCTCGATTAACGAATTAAGAATTTACAAACTAATTTCATTTTTGCATCCATAGAATAATCTAAATGTTCTAGTAAAATATATCAAGATAAATTTGGGATATTTGGTATTTGTTTTATATATATGCATCTATGTCTTTTGCAACACGTTCCTATATTGAAAAAGGACAGCCTTAAATTGGACTGTCCTTTTCGCTTTTGCCGCAGTAAAGTTACGGCTTGTAGTTAATGCCTATGCCAAACAAAATCATTTCCATACAGGTAACGATGAGGATGATGTGAAGGACACCACCTAAATATGAGTAGAACCGATCTTCTTTTCCTGCTCTATATTCCATAAAAGTAAATATAATCTATGTATTGATATAGATTATCTTGTCCCATAAGGCTTGATATGGAGCCTCTGCGTGCATCGAGGACTGCAGAACAAAGGGAGTTCCCAGAGCTTTCTGTTTTACCAGACGGAAATATGAATTTTAACATAGGAATTCGTAAGTGTTTTAACATGTGAATTTGCAAGGTGACAGTTTGTGATTTCCATGAGTTTTCTTATGGCTGATAGTTAATTCCTATGCCAAACCAAATCATTCCCATACAAGAAACGATTAGGATGAAGTGAAGGATGCCGCCTAAATAGGAGTAGAATCGATCTTCTTTTATGAGGCCAAGCAAGCATACGAGCATTCCGAACAATGAAATCCAAATGTAACCGATATCAAAAACAGGGATCTCCGCTATAATTTGTACATTTAACAAAATAAGCAAAAA
This window contains:
- a CDS encoding DUF6946 family protein; this translates as MLIRTMSGEIISSVEEWKKLSPPASKDIHWVDGRSAKELAKAWLRNGKAEVPFEINTILESHPLTRGLKVEYAIPEYETKLDGYGKGRKHDLFVLAKNNGENVVISIEAKADEPFGLTIRERLNSKNPKGSNIEKRIIELKEALFAKNDVGELRYQLLYGIGGTLIEAKNRNAKLAVFIVHEFLSSKTSPKKTRKNCSDLNQFVSSLVNTSIELNYGTLFGPIFVSGGSNISKEIPLLIGKVKTNLTL
- a CDS encoding site-specific integrase, which encodes MNFTQAADDFLMYLEVEKNCSHNTLRSYAYDLKCYKEFLIKQNRSLDLHDLTPSTSCRFVQDQVINHGIKPRTLQRPISCLKSFSQFCSKENYTQVDFMAGIQVPKADKKLDELTN
- a CDS encoding NUDIX hydrolase; translation: MTSLNEILVVLKGFILHKGKVLTVQRAHDDEVGGGTWELVGGQIRFGEDLETALLREIQEEVGLDVTVERILYATTFQTHATRQVVILTYLCKSDHHEVVLSKEHIDYRWSTKEQSRELLPPAILHDFERNGVFSLEEWV